The Phycisphaeraceae bacterium genome window below encodes:
- the aroC gene encoding chorismate synthase codes for MAGNTFGQIFRVTTAGESHGAGNVVIIDGVPPGIELSEKDIQPDLDRRRPGQSRITTQRDESDVAQILAGVFEGRTTGTAIAIFIPNKDQRSKDYADIKDKYRPGHADYTFDAKYGFRDYRGGGRSSARETTARVAAGAIAKKILAGVTDISPAGVKIVGYVKQVGQLIANIPDPASVSLEQVESNIVRCPDPAIADAMVALIEKLRGELDSIGGIAEIVATGVPAGWGEPVFDKLKADLAKAMFSLPAVLGVEYGVGFGVATLRGSENNDAFIPPDRDNPRIHTRTNRHGGMLGGISSGMPIILRCAVKPTSSLPREQPTVTNTGKSTTIATKGRHDPCLLPRFVPMAEAMMAITLADHYLRHQAQRSK; via the coding sequence ATGGCGGGTAATACCTTCGGACAAATCTTTCGTGTCACGACTGCCGGTGAAAGCCACGGTGCCGGTAATGTCGTTATCATCGACGGCGTGCCTCCCGGTATCGAGCTGTCCGAGAAAGACATTCAACCCGATCTGGACCGCCGCCGACCCGGACAATCCAGGATCACCACCCAACGTGACGAAAGCGATGTCGCGCAAATTCTGGCTGGCGTCTTTGAAGGTCGAACCACCGGAACCGCGATCGCGATCTTCATCCCTAATAAAGACCAACGATCAAAAGACTACGCGGACATCAAAGATAAATACCGTCCGGGTCACGCTGACTACACCTTCGACGCCAAGTACGGCTTTCGAGACTACCGCGGCGGAGGGCGATCATCCGCCCGCGAAACCACCGCCCGAGTCGCGGCAGGCGCAATCGCCAAAAAAATCCTTGCCGGCGTCACTGACATCTCTCCCGCAGGTGTGAAAATCGTCGGTTACGTCAAACAAGTCGGCCAGCTCATCGCGAATATTCCCGATCCCGCATCTGTCTCTCTTGAGCAAGTCGAGTCCAACATTGTCCGCTGTCCTGATCCTGCCATCGCCGATGCGATGGTTGCGCTCATCGAAAAGCTGCGCGGTGAACTCGATTCGATTGGCGGTATTGCGGAAATCGTCGCTACCGGTGTACCGGCGGGTTGGGGTGAACCGGTATTTGACAAGCTCAAGGCCGACCTCGCGAAAGCTATGTTCAGCCTGCCCGCGGTGCTCGGTGTCGAATACGGTGTCGGTTTCGGTGTCGCAACCCTGCGCGGCAGCGAAAACAACGATGCCTTCATCCCCCCCGACCGAGACAACCCCCGGATCCACACACGGACTAATCGACACGGCGGAATGCTGGGTGGCATCTCGTCAGGGATGCCCATCATTCTTCGCTGCGCGGTCAAGCCTACAAGCTCTCTGCCGCGTGAACAGCCGACGGTGACCAATACCGGCAAATCGACGACCATCGCAACCAAGGGGCGGCATGATCCCTGTCTGCTGCCGCGATTCGTACCCATGGCCGAGGCCATGATGGCGATCACACTGGCCGACCACTACCTGAGACATCAAGCCCAGAGAAGCAAGTAA
- a CDS encoding PDZ domain-containing protein, whose translation MGYMIRWALLCILMVGLFLAPTTPGLADDRQAAPLISTDELTRLADAGEFDRLLTSLRTTPEDATVDSLIKDIERFQTSRAEQANKQRKAYNDAYQKMVRQADAGQLEEAVFTALLARDLAGDLKPVFLKDEKVTEILKRTEAAAKESEAKGDWVEALSLYRSLDELFDDYATYHKQLKLAANHLRVLRAYAPDELERLLRERSERLKKNREAEEAAQKALDAKNATPEEIKDKQNKQNTDSNKDDEIRPLDKEPWEKKLASVELPMLKQTIGNAGKKHVSSRGYAQLLKGSAQAMITLVDTKAIAVTFPAMKDEVKVAQFRQRFSDVITEIDNATGYSYLDALGLIDRMVGINSETLNLPEEVIVYEMTEGAMDTLDEFSFVIWPYRRESFARTLQGKFYGVGIQIASKFDHKTKRDRLIVISPLADTPAYRAGILPNDIIAEVNGEATTDWSIDQAVRTITGEEGTIVTLGIQRGEEPALRQFKLVRAEIPIESIRGWQHKQDGSWDYYIDRDQKIGYVRLSEFIPQSAGDLDAAVKQMEKDAGINALILDLRFNPGGLLSSAVEIVNRFVPEGTIVSTVGPADTRSSVFEARPERAWKRRIPVVVLINGGSASASEIVSGALQDYHRALIVGTRSFGKGSVQDVFKIDNDKAYLRLTTQYYKLPQGRIIHRKPEDRTWGVEPDLKVEITADEVAKAIEFRQKVDVLPGNAPPPAAGAAADANKEPAPKAADILEKGVDPQLSAGLLVLKTRLVARHIALAQNAAK comes from the coding sequence ATGGGTTATATGATTCGCTGGGCTTTGCTGTGCATCTTGATGGTCGGCCTGTTCCTTGCGCCGACAACACCCGGCCTGGCGGATGACCGGCAAGCCGCTCCCCTTATTTCAACCGACGAGCTGACTCGGCTGGCGGATGCGGGGGAATTTGATCGACTGCTCACTTCACTGCGAACGACGCCGGAAGACGCGACCGTTGATTCGCTGATTAAAGATATCGAGCGATTCCAGACCAGTCGCGCCGAACAGGCCAATAAGCAACGAAAAGCCTATAACGACGCCTATCAGAAAATGGTGCGGCAGGCCGATGCGGGGCAACTCGAAGAGGCGGTCTTCACCGCGCTGCTGGCTCGCGATCTGGCGGGAGACCTCAAACCCGTATTCCTCAAGGATGAGAAGGTTACGGAAATTCTGAAGCGGACCGAAGCCGCAGCGAAGGAGTCAGAGGCAAAAGGCGACTGGGTCGAGGCTCTGAGTTTGTACCGCTCGCTCGACGAGCTTTTTGACGACTACGCAACCTATCACAAGCAACTCAAGCTCGCAGCCAATCATCTCCGCGTCCTCCGCGCTTATGCCCCTGATGAACTCGAAAGACTGCTGCGTGAGCGTTCGGAACGGCTGAAAAAAAATCGCGAAGCTGAAGAGGCAGCCCAGAAAGCCCTTGATGCGAAAAACGCCACGCCGGAGGAAATCAAGGACAAACAAAATAAACAGAACACTGACAGCAATAAAGATGACGAGATTCGCCCGCTCGACAAGGAGCCGTGGGAAAAGAAACTCGCTTCCGTCGAACTACCGATGCTCAAGCAGACCATCGGTAACGCAGGAAAAAAGCATGTTTCCAGCCGTGGCTACGCGCAACTGCTTAAGGGTTCCGCCCAGGCCATGATCACGCTCGTCGATACCAAAGCCATCGCCGTGACTTTTCCGGCCATGAAGGACGAGGTCAAGGTCGCTCAATTCCGCCAGCGTTTTTCGGATGTCATCACTGAAATCGACAACGCCACCGGGTACTCCTACCTCGATGCACTGGGCCTGATTGATCGGATGGTTGGAATCAACTCCGAAACGCTCAACCTGCCCGAAGAAGTGATCGTGTACGAAATGACGGAAGGGGCGATGGATACGCTCGATGAGTTTTCTTTCGTCATCTGGCCTTATCGCCGCGAATCTTTTGCTCGCACACTCCAGGGCAAGTTCTATGGCGTCGGTATCCAGATCGCATCGAAGTTCGACCATAAAACCAAGCGCGATCGGCTGATCGTGATCAGCCCGCTTGCGGATACTCCGGCATATCGCGCAGGCATTCTGCCCAACGACATCATCGCCGAGGTCAACGGCGAAGCGACGACCGACTGGTCGATCGACCAGGCAGTTCGCACGATCACGGGTGAAGAAGGTACCATCGTGACGCTTGGCATCCAGCGCGGCGAGGAGCCTGCGCTGCGTCAGTTCAAGCTCGTCCGCGCGGAGATCCCCATCGAGTCGATCCGAGGCTGGCAGCACAAGCAAGACGGATCGTGGGATTACTACATCGACCGCGATCAGAAGATCGGTTATGTGCGGCTGTCAGAGTTCATCCCCCAGAGTGCGGGCGACCTCGACGCTGCGGTCAAGCAGATGGAAAAAGATGCAGGAATCAATGCGCTGATTCTCGATCTGCGTTTCAATCCCGGCGGCCTGCTCAGCTCAGCGGTGGAGATCGTCAACCGTTTTGTTCCCGAAGGCACGATCGTTTCGACGGTCGGACCGGCGGATACCCGTTCGAGCGTGTTTGAAGCTCGGCCTGAGCGGGCGTGGAAACGCCGCATTCCGGTGGTTGTCCTGATCAATGGAGGCTCAGCCAGCGCCAGCGAGATCGTGTCCGGTGCGCTTCAGGACTATCACCGTGCCTTGATCGTCGGTACGCGCAGCTTCGGCAAGGGTTCCGTGCAGGATGTCTTCAAAATCGACAACGACAAGGCCTATTTAAGGCTCACGACGCAGTATTACAAACTACCTCAGGGCCGAATCATTCACCGCAAGCCGGAGGATCGTACCTGGGGAGTGGAGCCTGATCTGAAGGTTGAAATCACCGCCGACGAGGTAGCCAAGGCGATTGAGTTCCGCCAGAAGGTGGATGTTCTTCCGGGTAATGCCCCGCCCCCTGCTGCGGGGGCAGCAGCCGACGCCAATAAAGAGCCTGCGCCCAAAGCCGCAGACATTCTCGAAAAAGGCGTGGACCCTCAACTCAGCGCGGGCCTGCTCGTCCTGAAAACCCGGCTGGTGGCACGCCATATCGCACTGGCACAGAATGCTGCGAAATAG